A DNA window from Drosophila sechellia strain sech25 chromosome X, ASM438219v1, whole genome shotgun sequence contains the following coding sequences:
- the LOC6617532 gene encoding myb-like protein Q: MTPPRLSRYLMAVRGGRDGEQHSKNSQTDEEKQRDRQRNEREAKKEEQDAINYKRDKEQREARLLDFEIRRQQKRDEQQQQRQQQQQLQQHREQQHQQHQQQREHLQQQHRDQQQSSEKSPPTSSSAAAAHQTHPHSQQQQQRQHLHLQQQHLQQQQQQQQQQSTGSGSSNTPVTPKLQTPPPKRSLPPAFRSRSIEREIFYERKRFSQPETGEIKVFHH, encoded by the exons ATGACACCGCCTCGGCTGAGTCGCTATTTGATGGCAGTGCGTGGTGGGCGCGATGGGGAGCAGC ACAGCAAGAACTCGCAGACCGACGAAGAGAAGCAGCGCGATCGACAGCGAAACGAGCGCGAGGCGAAAAAGGAAGAGCAGGACGCTATCAACTACAag CGCGACAAGGAGCAACGCGAGGCCCGTCTGCTGGACTTTGAGATACGCCGCCAGCAGAAGCGggacgagcagcagcagcagcgccagcagcagcagcaactgcagcagcaccgcgagcagcagcatcagcagcaccagcagcagcgcgagcatctgcagcagcagcatcgcgATCAGCAGCAGTCCAGCGAGAAAAGTCCGCCCACCTCGTCCAGCGCAGCCGCCGCCCACCAGACACATCCCCattcgcagcagcagcagcagcggcagcacttgcatctgcagcaacagcatctgcagcagcagcaacagcagcagcaacaacagtcaacgggcagcggcagcagcaacacacccGTGACCCCAAAGTTGCAGACACCTCCCCCCAAACGATCGCTGCCCCCCGCCTTCCGGAGTCGCTCCATCGAGCGGGAGATCTTCTACGAACGGAAGCGATTCTCGCAGCCGGAAACCGGCGAGATCAAGGTTTTCCATCACTAA
- the LOC6617534 gene encoding uncharacterized protein LOC6617534, producing the protein MPFPIHPPKQMPCPHWQHFPISPVDSKPNPFDSVGGAAAAATQVNIGVNKPPEPVSYRYCLQCKNSGKEPTNPADRE; encoded by the coding sequence ATGCCGTTCCCCATCCATCCGCCCAAGCAGATGCCCTGCCCCCACTGGCAGCACTTCCCCATCAGTCCCGTGGACAGTAAGCCGAATCCCTTCGATTCCGTGGGCggagcggcggcagcggccaCCCAGGTCAACATAGGGGTTAACAAGCCACCGGAGCCGGTATCCTATCGCTATTGTTTGCAGTGCAAGAACTCCGGCAAGGAGCCAACAAACCCCGCCGACAGAGAGTAG